From the genome of Candidatus Kryptobacter tengchongensis, one region includes:
- a CDS encoding methylthioribose-1-phosphate isomerase — translation MGSRLRSIDWDEGKFRFIDQTKLPLELVLVETEDYKVLIDAIKKLKIRGAPAIGIAAGFGIYLGIKNFNGDDKEKLKVVFESVCDEFARTRPTAVNLFWAIDRMRKVFYENLHLEVNNLKDKLLNEALSIQREDIQMCRQIGLNGAKLIPDEAGILTHCNTGWLATGDYGTALGIIYTAFEQGKKIKVYVDETRPLLQGARLTTWELMQRGIETILITDNMSAYLMKLGKIDCVIVGADRVALNGDTANKIGTYNLAISAKYHNIPFYVACPTSSIDFNMKSGDEIPIEERGSDEIVEIMGKRIAPEGVKTFSPAFDVTPNHLITAIITELGIIYPPFEENIQKIKEENKSHD, via the coding sequence ATGGGTTCAAGATTGCGCTCAATAGATTGGGATGAAGGAAAGTTCAGGTTTATTGATCAGACTAAATTACCGCTTGAACTCGTTCTTGTTGAAACGGAAGATTACAAAGTTTTGATTGATGCTATAAAAAAACTTAAAATTCGTGGTGCACCAGCAATTGGGATTGCAGCGGGGTTTGGGATTTACCTTGGAATTAAAAATTTTAACGGTGATGATAAAGAGAAGTTGAAAGTTGTTTTTGAAAGCGTATGTGATGAGTTTGCAAGGACCAGACCGACGGCGGTGAATTTATTTTGGGCTATTGATAGGATGAGAAAGGTTTTCTATGAAAATTTACATCTTGAGGTAAATAATCTAAAAGATAAACTGCTTAATGAGGCGCTTTCAATTCAGAGAGAAGATATACAGATGTGTAGACAGATAGGTTTAAATGGAGCGAAGTTAATCCCTGATGAAGCAGGTATTTTAACTCATTGTAATACAGGATGGCTTGCAACTGGTGATTATGGTACTGCGCTTGGGATAATTTACACTGCTTTTGAGCAAGGTAAGAAGATAAAAGTTTATGTTGATGAAACCCGTCCGCTTCTTCAGGGGGCTCGGCTTACAACATGGGAATTGATGCAGAGAGGAATTGAAACAATCTTGATAACTGATAACATGTCGGCTTATCTTATGAAACTTGGGAAAATTGATTGTGTTATCGTTGGAGCGGATAGAGTTGCGCTTAACGGTGATACAGCGAATAAAATTGGAACCTATAATCTTGCGATATCTGCAAAGTATCATAATATACCTTTTTATGTTGCCTGTCCAACATCTTCAATTGATTTCAATATGAAGAGCGGAGATGAGATACCGATTGAAGAGCGGGGTTCGGATGAAATTGTGGAAATAATGGGGAAAAGGATCGCCCCAGAGGGTGTTAAGACATTTTCTCCAGCTTTTGATGTCACGCCAAATCACTTGATAACGGCGATTATAACTGAACTTGGGATTATTTATCCACCTTTTGAAGAAAATATTCAAAAAATTAAAGAAGAGAACAAATCTCACGACTGA
- a CDS encoding phosphoribosylformylglycinamidine synthase: protein MENKSMRELAIELGLTSEEYDRIISLIGREPTFEELGMFSVMWSEHCSYKNSIAVLKTLPRSGGRLLVSAGEENAGLVDIGDGLAVAFKIESHNHPSAIEPYQGAATGVGGILRDIFTMGARPIAILDSLRFGEISNPRVKYLFNGVVRGIADYGNSFGCPTVAGEVYFDKSYNQNPLVNAMAVGIVKHDQIVRAIAKGEGNPVLIVGSSTGRDGIHGATFASEEISEESESKRPSVQVGDPFAEKLLLEATLEAIKTGYVVGIQDMGAAGITCSTSEMSARGKSGMEIDLDRVPVREKGMSAYEILLSESQERMLMVVKKGFEDKIIDIFKKWDLNAVVIGYVTNDGRLKIKKDGKIVANIPADSLVVGGGAPVYYREAKEPDYLKKVRNFNPYDLPEPDNLNEIFLKLISSPNIASKEWVYQQYDTMVRTNTIVLPGGDAAVIRIKGTNKAISVKTDCNARYVYLNPYRGAMIAVAESARNVVCTGAEPVAITNCLNFGNPYKPEIFWQFKEAVRGMGDACRFFGTPVTGGNVSFYNESPEGAIYPTPVIGMLGIVDDLKFVTTANFKSPGDLIILLGKNTDEIGGSEYLAWVHGKVLGDAPEINLELEKSVQKVCLDGIRQGLLKSAHDVSDGGIAVALAECCIINKENILGCEIKLEDKIRPDFLLFGEGQSRIIVTIDEKNLGKFEEICSENKVPYAVIGVVTQEKKMKINDWIEIDIEKVADLYYNSIRRIMEVI, encoded by the coding sequence ATGGAAAACAAATCAATGCGCGAGCTTGCAATTGAGCTTGGTTTAACATCTGAGGAATATGATAGAATAATTTCTCTTATAGGGAGAGAACCAACATTTGAAGAGCTTGGGATGTTTAGCGTGATGTGGAGCGAGCATTGTAGTTATAAAAATTCAATTGCTGTATTAAAAACTTTGCCAAGAAGCGGTGGTAGATTGCTTGTTTCGGCGGGTGAGGAAAACGCAGGGCTTGTTGATATAGGTGATGGGCTTGCTGTTGCTTTTAAAATTGAATCACATAATCATCCATCTGCAATTGAACCGTATCAAGGAGCTGCAACTGGCGTTGGAGGTATTTTAAGGGATATTTTCACGATGGGCGCAAGACCGATTGCTATCCTTGATTCTTTGAGATTTGGTGAGATTTCAAATCCAAGAGTTAAATATCTTTTCAATGGGGTTGTTCGTGGCATTGCGGATTATGGTAATAGTTTTGGATGCCCAACGGTTGCTGGCGAAGTCTATTTTGACAAAAGTTATAACCAAAATCCACTTGTAAATGCGATGGCTGTTGGGATTGTGAAGCATGACCAAATAGTTCGTGCAATTGCAAAAGGTGAGGGTAACCCCGTTTTAATAGTTGGTTCAAGCACAGGTAGGGATGGAATTCATGGGGCGACATTTGCATCTGAGGAGATAAGTGAAGAATCCGAGTCAAAAAGACCGTCTGTTCAAGTAGGAGATCCGTTTGCGGAAAAACTTCTGCTTGAGGCGACACTTGAGGCAATTAAAACAGGTTATGTTGTTGGAATTCAAGACATGGGTGCAGCTGGGATAACTTGCTCAACAAGTGAAATGAGCGCAAGGGGGAAAAGCGGAATGGAAATAGACCTTGATCGTGTCCCTGTTAGAGAAAAGGGAATGAGTGCATATGAAATTTTGCTTTCTGAATCGCAAGAAAGGATGTTAATGGTGGTAAAGAAAGGATTTGAGGATAAAATAATTGATATCTTCAAAAAATGGGATTTAAACGCTGTTGTGATTGGGTATGTGACAAATGATGGGAGGTTGAAGATTAAAAAGGATGGAAAAATTGTTGCGAACATACCTGCGGATTCGCTTGTCGTTGGGGGCGGTGCCCCTGTTTATTATAGGGAGGCGAAAGAACCAGACTATCTTAAAAAAGTTAGAAATTTCAATCCTTATGATCTTCCTGAACCAGATAATTTAAACGAGATATTTTTAAAATTGATTTCTTCACCAAATATAGCAAGTAAGGAATGGGTTTATCAGCAATATGATACAATGGTAAGAACAAACACAATTGTTTTACCTGGCGGTGATGCTGCTGTTATCAGGATAAAAGGAACAAACAAGGCAATTTCTGTTAAAACTGATTGCAATGCAAGATATGTTTATCTCAATCCCTATCGTGGAGCTATGATAGCAGTTGCAGAATCAGCAAGGAATGTGGTTTGCACTGGGGCAGAACCTGTTGCGATTACGAATTGTCTTAACTTCGGAAATCCATATAAACCAGAGATATTCTGGCAATTTAAAGAAGCGGTTCGTGGGATGGGGGATGCTTGCAGATTTTTTGGTACGCCCGTGACGGGTGGAAATGTGAGTTTTTATAATGAAAGTCCAGAAGGTGCAATTTATCCAACGCCTGTTATCGGTATGCTGGGAATTGTTGATGATTTAAAATTTGTGACAACTGCAAATTTTAAATCTCCAGGTGATTTAATAATTCTTCTTGGTAAAAACACTGATGAAATCGGTGGAAGTGAATATCTTGCCTGGGTTCATGGTAAGGTTTTGGGTGATGCGCCTGAAATAAACCTTGAGCTTGAAAAGAGCGTTCAAAAGGTATGTCTTGATGGGATTCGCCAAGGTTTACTAAAATCAGCTCATGATGTTTCGGATGGTGGTATTGCTGTAGCGCTTGCTGAATGTTGCATAATTAATAAAGAGAATATCTTGGGTTGTGAGATTAAACTTGAAGATAAAATTCGCCCCGATTTTTTATTATTTGGCGAGGGACAATCAAGAATAATAGTTACAATTGATGAAAAGAATTTAGGGAAGTTTGAAGAGATTTGCTCTGAAAATAAAGTTCCTTACGCTGTAATTGGTGTTGTAACACAGGAAAAAAAGATGAAGATAAACGATTGGATTGAAATTGATATTGAGAAAGTAGCAGATTTATATTATAACTCAATTAGGCGAATTATGGAGGTTATATAA
- a CDS encoding UDPglucose--hexose-1-phosphate uridylyltransferase codes for MPEFRQNRATKNWVIVATERAKRPHDFLVKENVKQLPEFDPKCPFCPGNEHMTPPEVFRVEEDGRWKIRVVPNKYSALVPDVELKRETKFQFFRKITGYGFHYVIIESPKHNLTIATMEPEEVCEIFKTYLKLYKKFMSEPNLNTVIIFRNNGKQAGTSLEHPHSQLIASPIVPTHIRYLLEEATRYYDDHGSCVFCDMIKFESYSNERVIYEDDNFIVIEPFASISPFETWVMPKKHNACFGNITESDACGIAKVVWLVLKRLYDALNNPDYNYVIHSSPFKDANEEFYHWYIQILPRLTIPAGFELGSGIYITTALPEETANFLKINRGLI; via the coding sequence ATGCCGGAGTTTAGACAAAACAGGGCAACAAAAAATTGGGTTATAGTTGCGACAGAGCGAGCAAAAAGACCGCATGATTTTCTCGTTAAAGAAAATGTTAAACAACTTCCCGAGTTTGATCCAAAGTGTCCATTTTGCCCGGGGAATGAACATATGACACCTCCGGAAGTTTTTAGAGTTGAAGAGGATGGAAGATGGAAGATAAGAGTTGTGCCAAATAAGTATTCAGCACTTGTTCCAGATGTTGAATTAAAAAGGGAAACGAAGTTCCAATTTTTCAGAAAGATCACAGGTTACGGTTTTCACTATGTCATCATTGAATCGCCAAAGCATAATTTAACTATTGCGACGATGGAGCCAGAAGAAGTCTGCGAAATTTTTAAAACTTATCTGAAACTGTATAAAAAATTTATGTCCGAGCCAAATCTTAACACCGTTATAATTTTTAGAAACAACGGAAAACAAGCTGGCACCTCGCTTGAGCATCCGCATTCGCAACTTATAGCAAGCCCAATTGTTCCAACACACATCAGATATCTTCTTGAAGAAGCAACGAGGTATTACGATGACCATGGCAGTTGCGTTTTTTGTGATATGATAAAGTTTGAATCATATTCAAATGAAAGAGTTATCTATGAAGATGATAATTTCATAGTGATTGAGCCATTCGCTTCTATTTCTCCATTTGAGACATGGGTTATGCCTAAAAAGCACAATGCTTGTTTTGGAAATATAACTGAAAGTGATGCTTGCGGAATTGCAAAAGTTGTTTGGCTTGTTTTAAAACGACTTTATGATGCCCTTAATAATCCAGATTATAATTATGTGATTCATTCCTCACCTTTTAAAGACGCGAACGAAGAATTTTATCACTGGTATATTCAGATACTTCCACGACTTACTATTCCAGCTGGCTTTGAGCTTGGTTCTGGGATTTACATAACAACAGCATTGCCTGAGGAAACAGCAAACTTTTTAAAAATAAATAGGGGACTAATTTAA
- a CDS encoding SNF2 family N-terminal domain-containing protein, translating into MRVIPDIIDNDKYKLSDILIELINENSSVYIATGYFNLSGFDLIKDKLKIAKEVKILIGKVPESIITSEQLESIIQEEIEERSDEIEIVNLVQEFASFIDKENVEIKIYKDGSFHGKFYVIDGGIPTVGSIAIVGSSNFTYAGLTSNREYNSVVKQIDSVNSHKQKFLEIFNEKSEDYKPTLRSLLSRFLYQYSPYEIYMKILYSYFEDKLAESPGDDISPIILADFQRDGYISALQSLEKYGGVLLADSVGLGKTYLGLRILDDFAYRLRQKALVVCPAQIKDTIWEPKLREFGIRADVISQEKISRDFDIDKFKDYDLILIDESHNFRNSNTKRWKNLFQTIIEGKNTKKIALLTATPVNNNIFDLYNQIRFITRDNDEFFKSVGINSLWGYFLKAHFDRETLYDLLEEIAVRRSRQFIKKYYPNAVIDNHPIKFPDRELHTIKYHLTEVYAGIYKYCVEAIESLTLASYNLDVFRKEIFNQKLQEFEKIKKYFKGKGWDDKNIQKLLMQIGRSKALIEILKILLLKRLESSIEAFRISISKLLHFQKTFLETIKKGKIFDRETYRNFFLSQSTDEESEENQTVHLKDIDPDEYEIDEIIKRTEEDIKILENILNKLNITPDKDVKLQKLVETLVELKNKKVVIFGYFKDTMRYIYNYISQDKVLNQLGISKEKIGIVDSEIKPEKRKETIVRFSPLSNGRKDLSKDEEIQILFSTDVLSEGQNLQDADTIINYDLPWNPVKIVQRIGRLDRIGSPYDVIHVYNFFPEDELESLLGLLQRLYEKLDAINRSVGLDSSVLGEPPNPKDFGYIRDIFAQKKAVFDELEQLSELAMGEFMKDELLKYLQQEGWKKISKIPNGVGSGIRRENKKGVFVAFKDKERHYWYFYDLNEDKIIENRLECIKIIRCSKDEPFVEPPPDINLYKVIKKVKNHIISRLKTSQVKPVKLAPPQNIIVNYLQSLTTKPKDLIEYYSTPLPEIYLRELKKLWTLSKNFNENMILKELEEFKNKHPLVNRETVDKQEEIKLKLIAFITVSQ; encoded by the coding sequence ATGAGGGTTATTCCAGACATAATTGATAATGACAAATATAAACTATCTGACATTTTAATTGAACTTATAAATGAAAATTCCTCAGTTTATATCGCTACTGGATATTTTAATTTAAGCGGTTTTGATCTAATAAAGGATAAACTTAAAATTGCAAAAGAAGTAAAGATTTTAATAGGTAAAGTTCCAGAATCTATTATAACCTCTGAACAACTGGAATCAATAATTCAGGAAGAGATTGAAGAAAGGTCCGACGAGATAGAAATTGTAAATTTAGTTCAGGAGTTTGCTTCATTTATTGATAAAGAAAATGTTGAAATTAAAATTTATAAAGATGGGTCGTTTCATGGCAAATTTTATGTGATAGATGGTGGAATACCTACCGTAGGGTCAATTGCTATAGTAGGTTCTTCAAATTTTACCTATGCTGGTCTTACAAGCAACAGGGAATATAACAGTGTTGTTAAACAAATTGATTCGGTTAACAGCCATAAACAAAAGTTTTTAGAAATTTTTAATGAAAAATCAGAAGATTATAAGCCTACTTTGCGTTCCCTGCTTTCAAGATTTCTCTATCAATATTCCCCCTATGAGATTTATATGAAAATTCTTTACTCATATTTTGAAGATAAATTGGCTGAATCGCCAGGCGATGACATAAGCCCCATAATCCTTGCAGATTTCCAGAGAGATGGATATATATCAGCATTACAATCTCTTGAAAAATATGGTGGTGTGCTTTTGGCTGATTCTGTGGGACTTGGAAAGACATACCTCGGTTTAAGAATTTTAGATGATTTTGCTTACCGTTTAAGACAAAAGGCTCTTGTAGTTTGTCCAGCACAAATAAAAGATACAATCTGGGAACCAAAGCTCAGGGAATTTGGGATAAGAGCCGATGTAATATCACAAGAAAAAATCAGCAGAGATTTTGATATTGATAAGTTCAAAGACTATGATCTTATACTTATAGATGAATCGCATAATTTTAGGAATTCTAATACCAAGCGCTGGAAAAATCTGTTTCAAACAATTATAGAAGGAAAAAATACCAAGAAAATAGCCCTTTTAACAGCAACTCCTGTTAACAACAATATCTTTGACCTTTACAACCAAATAAGATTTATAACCAGAGATAATGATGAATTTTTCAAATCAGTGGGAATAAATAGTTTATGGGGATATTTCTTAAAAGCTCATTTTGATAGAGAAACACTTTACGACCTCCTTGAAGAAATCGCCGTCAGAAGAAGCAGACAATTCATCAAAAAGTATTATCCTAATGCGGTAATAGATAATCATCCCATTAAGTTCCCAGATAGAGAACTTCATACAATTAAATATCACCTTACCGAAGTTTATGCAGGAATCTACAAATATTGCGTTGAGGCAATAGAATCTCTCACGTTGGCAAGTTACAATCTAGATGTATTCAGAAAGGAAATTTTTAACCAAAAACTTCAAGAATTTGAAAAAATAAAAAAATACTTTAAAGGAAAAGGGTGGGATGATAAAAATATTCAAAAATTATTGATGCAAATTGGTAGAAGCAAGGCACTTATAGAAATACTTAAAATACTCCTACTGAAACGACTTGAATCAAGCATAGAAGCTTTCAGAATAAGTATCTCTAAACTACTTCATTTTCAAAAAACATTTCTTGAAACAATTAAAAAAGGTAAAATTTTTGACAGGGAAACTTATAGAAATTTCTTTTTATCTCAATCAACTGATGAAGAAAGCGAAGAAAATCAAACTGTACATTTAAAAGACATAGATCCCGATGAATATGAAATTGATGAAATTATAAAAAGAACTGAAGAAGACATAAAAATTCTTGAAAATATCCTTAATAAACTCAATATCACCCCGGATAAAGATGTAAAGCTCCAGAAACTTGTTGAGACACTCGTTGAGTTAAAAAATAAAAAAGTTGTAATTTTTGGATATTTCAAAGATACAATGAGATATATTTATAATTACATCTCCCAAGATAAAGTACTTAATCAGCTTGGCATTTCAAAAGAAAAAATAGGTATTGTTGACAGTGAAATAAAACCGGAAAAGAGAAAAGAAACAATAGTGCGATTCTCACCGCTATCAAATGGTAGAAAAGATTTGAGCAAGGATGAAGAGATACAAATTTTGTTCTCAACCGATGTTCTCTCAGAGGGACAAAATTTACAGGATGCAGATACAATTATTAATTATGATCTTCCCTGGAACCCTGTAAAAATTGTTCAAAGAATTGGAAGGCTTGACAGAATTGGCTCGCCATATGATGTAATACATGTATATAACTTCTTTCCAGAAGATGAACTTGAATCACTCCTCGGACTCTTACAGCGCCTCTATGAAAAACTTGACGCCATTAATAGAAGTGTAGGGCTTGATTCATCTGTGCTTGGAGAACCACCTAATCCAAAAGATTTTGGTTACATCAGAGATATATTCGCTCAGAAAAAAGCAGTGTTTGATGAACTTGAACAATTATCCGAACTCGCCATGGGTGAATTTATGAAGGATGAATTATTAAAATATCTCCAACAAGAAGGATGGAAAAAAATTAGCAAAATCCCCAATGGTGTGGGAAGTGGTATAAGAAGAGAAAATAAGAAAGGAGTATTCGTTGCATTTAAAGATAAAGAAAGACATTACTGGTATTTTTATGATTTAAACGAAGATAAAATAATTGAAAATAGATTGGAATGTATAAAAATAATAAGATGTTCAAAAGACGAACCTTTTGTTGAGCCCCCACCTGATATAAATCTTTATAAAGTTATAAAGAAAGTAAAAAATCATATAATTTCTCGCTTAAAAACATCACAGGTAAAACCTGTGAAACTTGCTCCGCCTCAAAACATTATCGTTAATTACCTTCAATCCCTTACGACTAAACCCAAGGACTTAATTGAATATTATTCAACGCCCTTACCTGAAATATATCTTAGAGAGCTAAAAAAATTGTGGACACTTTCTAAGAATTTTAATGAAAATATGATACTGAAAGAACTTGAAGAGTTTAAAAACAAGCATCCCCTTGTTAATAGAGAAACAGTTGATAAACAAGAAGAAATAAAATTAAAACTGATCGCTTTTATAACTGTATCACAATAA